The proteins below are encoded in one region of Stieleria sp. JC731:
- a CDS encoding PQQ-binding-like beta-propeller repeat protein has product MRLTSILSVAIATICCVAAIDCSSVQAENSASWPQWRGPHQNGVAPQGDYPIEWTESQNVRWKQPMVGRGGSTPVISGDYAFVTSGIDGSNVLLAYDLKNGGQLAWKTAVGEDRQGKHKKGSGANPSAVTDGQYVFAYYRSGDLACVDMSGDVVWKINLQDEYEKDLLWWDLGSSPTLIGDLIVIAVMQSPEEGKEVKMPVDTDVSYLVAFDRKSGKQAWKVSRNLDAPREASQSYTTPVAIPDRNLIAVMGADHLTIHSAEDGKELGRVGGFNPTKHQFFRSISSPIVQGDIVVCPYSRGDTVTACRISDVIAGEGRESVIWERDDIGSDVPTPVVDGDRVYVVDDGNERGLVTAVNIQTGETIWECQIDKTRIGYSSSPLVANNHLYATLENGTTSVVGPLDSAEPTVVATNPVADDDQFTVASVVPYNGDSLLMRTRHSLYLIGK; this is encoded by the coding sequence ATGCGTCTCACCTCAATACTATCCGTCGCGATTGCCACCATCTGCTGCGTGGCAGCAATCGATTGTTCATCAGTCCAGGCGGAAAACTCCGCATCTTGGCCGCAATGGCGTGGTCCGCACCAGAACGGCGTCGCTCCACAGGGTGATTATCCGATCGAGTGGACAGAGTCTCAGAATGTTCGTTGGAAACAACCAATGGTCGGTCGGGGTGGAAGCACACCCGTCATCTCAGGTGACTATGCATTTGTGACATCCGGAATCGATGGCAGCAATGTCTTGCTGGCGTACGACCTAAAAAATGGTGGACAGTTGGCATGGAAAACCGCTGTCGGCGAGGATCGCCAAGGGAAGCACAAGAAAGGAAGTGGCGCGAATCCTTCGGCGGTCACCGACGGGCAGTACGTCTTTGCCTACTACCGCAGTGGCGATTTGGCTTGCGTGGATATGTCCGGCGATGTCGTTTGGAAAATTAACCTGCAAGACGAATACGAAAAGGATTTGCTCTGGTGGGATTTGGGATCTAGCCCAACGCTGATCGGTGACTTGATCGTGATCGCGGTCATGCAATCACCGGAAGAGGGCAAGGAGGTTAAGATGCCTGTCGATACAGATGTCAGTTACCTAGTCGCATTTGATCGCAAGAGTGGCAAGCAAGCATGGAAGGTCAGTCGAAACCTTGACGCTCCACGTGAAGCCTCGCAAAGCTACACCACGCCGGTTGCGATTCCTGACAGAAACCTGATCGCGGTCATGGGTGCTGACCACTTAACAATTCACTCAGCCGAAGATGGCAAAGAGCTTGGACGCGTCGGAGGTTTCAATCCGACGAAACACCAATTTTTTCGGTCAATTTCATCGCCGATTGTTCAAGGCGACATCGTGGTCTGCCCGTATTCTCGCGGCGATACGGTTACAGCTTGCCGAATCAGCGATGTCATCGCTGGCGAGGGCCGTGAAAGTGTCATTTGGGAACGAGACGATATCGGTAGCGATGTGCCAACACCAGTCGTCGACGGCGATCGTGTTTATGTCGTCGATGATGGAAACGAACGAGGGCTCGTGACGGCAGTGAATATCCAAACCGGCGAAACGATTTGGGAATGTCAAATTGATAAGACTCGCATCGGCTATAGCAGCTCGCCCTTGGTCGCCAACAACCATCTGTATGCGACGCTAGAAAACGGCACGACCTCCGTTGTCGGTCCCCTGGATTCGGCCGAACCGACCGTGGTCGCGACGAACCCTGTTGCTGACGATGACCAGTTCACCGTCGCCAGCGTTGTTCCATACAACGGTGATTCGTTGCTGATGCGAACACGTCATTCGCTTTATCTGATCGGAAAATAG
- a CDS encoding cysteine desulfurase family protein produces MIYLDNHATTPCDQRVAESMMTWLVERYGNPHSSSHEMGREAAEAIDTSIQQIAQILGVTPEDVLITSGATESNNLAIDGICRHPRQKRKHLITSTIEHPSVLDVAKRLERDGYRVSYVSVHPQTHKLAGQVDLDELRDLIDEDTALVSIHWANNEIGGIQPIESIANIAHQAGALLHSDATQAAGRIEVDAKAMDVDLISASAHKFYGPKGTGLLTIAGGSERRRVRLKPLIVGGGQQRNLRSGTMSPANTVAMALALQLATEEQSESHRNVQSLRNRLFARLADAVEGIEVNGQPLESTSRLAGNINIMLPDIEGEAWMTACRDVAFSSGSACSSVDAKASHVIMGLGRTESDARRSVRFGIGKFNSATEIDRAAELLVESYRRIRA; encoded by the coding sequence TTGATTTACCTAGACAATCACGCCACGACGCCGTGTGACCAACGAGTTGCCGAGTCGATGATGACATGGCTTGTCGAACGCTACGGCAATCCGCATAGTAGCTCGCACGAAATGGGGCGAGAAGCGGCTGAAGCGATCGACACGTCGATACAACAGATCGCACAAATCCTCGGTGTGACTCCGGAAGATGTGCTCATCACCAGTGGCGCCACAGAAAGCAACAACTTGGCAATCGACGGTATCTGTCGCCATCCGCGACAGAAACGCAAACATCTTATCACCTCGACGATCGAGCACCCGTCGGTACTCGACGTGGCCAAGCGACTAGAGCGTGATGGCTATCGCGTTAGCTACGTCAGTGTTCATCCGCAAACCCATAAGCTGGCCGGCCAAGTCGACTTGGATGAACTTCGTGATCTTATCGACGAAGACACCGCACTCGTTTCGATCCATTGGGCAAACAACGAAATCGGTGGCATTCAGCCAATCGAATCGATCGCAAACATCGCTCATCAAGCAGGAGCCTTGCTGCACAGCGATGCGACTCAGGCCGCGGGACGTATCGAAGTCGATGCGAAGGCGATGGACGTGGACTTAATAAGCGCATCGGCGCATAAATTCTATGGTCCCAAAGGAACAGGACTGTTGACCATCGCAGGTGGTTCAGAGCGACGCCGCGTCCGCCTCAAACCGCTGATCGTCGGCGGCGGCCAACAAAGAAACTTGCGTAGTGGCACGATGTCACCAGCCAATACCGTTGCAATGGCACTGGCCCTTCAGCTGGCGACCGAGGAACAATCGGAGTCGCATCGCAACGTCCAGAGCCTTCGCAATCGGCTGTTCGCAAGACTTGCAGATGCTGTTGAAGGCATCGAAGTGAATGGTCAACCGCTTGAATCGACCAGCCGCTTAGCTGGGAACATCAACATCATGCTTCCTGACATTGAAGGCGAAGCGTGGATGACAGCGTGCCGCGACGTCGCGTTCAGCAGCGGATCAGCCTGCAGCAGCGTCGATGCGAAGGCGAGCCATGTGATCATGGGTCTTGGCAGAACCGAAAGCGATGCTCGTCGCAGCGTACGGTTTGGAATCGGCAAATTCAATTCAGCTACCGAGATTGACCGAGCCGCAGAACTGCTGGTCGAAAGTTATCGCAGGATCCGAGCTTGA
- a CDS encoding phosphoesterase: MPTTEEHVLVIPASVIESIGAFEGFESDIDRYLGPILNSDQLSYQPRGAMEVDPSFKQLIPYVVLEWQNENGEPQVFTYTRGGGGGEKRLHAKRSIGIGGHISQEDSAGNEDAYQVGMRRELEEEIQLDAEYSDTQEGLIYDPSNEVGQVHLGVVHRFRLSAPNVSSREDDLAEGGFVSVAELRQQRENLETWSQLALDALFPNS; this comes from the coding sequence ATGCCAACCACCGAAGAACATGTGCTTGTCATTCCGGCCTCTGTCATCGAATCGATCGGGGCCTTCGAAGGATTCGAATCCGATATCGATCGTTATCTGGGACCGATCCTCAACAGCGATCAACTTTCCTATCAACCGCGCGGCGCGATGGAAGTCGACCCCAGCTTTAAACAGCTAATCCCATACGTTGTGTTGGAATGGCAAAACGAAAACGGTGAACCACAGGTTTTCACCTATACACGTGGCGGAGGGGGCGGTGAAAAGCGGTTGCATGCAAAACGAAGCATCGGGATCGGAGGGCACATCAGCCAAGAAGACTCTGCAGGAAACGAAGACGCCTACCAAGTCGGCATGCGTCGTGAATTAGAAGAAGAGATCCAACTTGACGCCGAATACTCCGATACCCAAGAAGGACTGATTTACGATCCATCCAATGAGGTCGGGCAAGTCCACCTGGGCGTTGTTCATCGCTTTCGTTTGTCCGCCCCCAACGTTTCGAGCCGTGAAGATGATTTGGCCGAAGGCGGATTTGTTTCCGTAGCCGAACTGCGTCAACAGCGTGAAAACCTGGAAACATGGAGCCAACTGGCGCTCGATGCTTTGTTCCCCAATTCGTGA
- a CDS encoding PQQ-binding-like beta-propeller repeat protein, translated as MRCQCLAIPFSGFALFAFGFVGCGKENSPELTQTQTAHVSAAPTITADAKLDSVVATETANQVSTPAETAEDDLIPMRGTTAQWPRLLGSDFDGVAPATAAKPDYTKKPQITWTLMVGDGYGLGSVSDEVYYHFDATREGRQLKQRLRAIELKSGTTIWSVEKPFDYADLYGYESGPRGTPAIAGDRIVTFGVEGELTCRDRSDGKEIWSVSTNEKYGVVQNFFGVGASPLILDQMVIVPVGGSPPEDQAIAPGRLDRVIPNGTALVAFDLSTGEERWHCGDDLAGYSSPRTMQIDGSTIILAFCRDHLIAVDPSAGKVLWKHHHRAEKLESVNAMMPVVDSRQVFISECYDIGSTLLDVDRDQATVVWKDESPSLRRHAMRCHWSTPVLIDGYLYGCSGRNNPDSDFRCIEFATGKLMWEDGRRRRSSVTRVGAELLIMDEFAKLQVVHPSPDKFDLIAEHDFNEQLTPPCWAAPIAIGNRVLIRGDRRVLCLAFPE; from the coding sequence ATGCGTTGCCAATGCCTCGCGATCCCGTTTTCCGGCTTCGCCTTGTTCGCCTTTGGATTCGTTGGCTGTGGAAAAGAGAATAGCCCTGAATTAACGCAGACCCAGACTGCGCATGTATCGGCGGCACCAACAATCACAGCGGATGCGAAGCTCGATTCCGTCGTGGCGACCGAAACGGCCAACCAAGTCAGCACACCCGCCGAGACTGCCGAAGATGATTTGATTCCGATGCGTGGGACCACCGCACAGTGGCCACGCTTGCTGGGCAGTGACTTCGACGGTGTCGCACCGGCCACAGCGGCAAAACCGGACTATACAAAGAAGCCACAGATCACCTGGACATTGATGGTGGGTGACGGGTATGGCTTGGGAAGCGTTTCTGACGAAGTTTACTATCACTTTGACGCAACTCGCGAAGGGCGACAGCTGAAACAAAGGCTGCGTGCAATTGAGCTAAAGTCTGGAACGACGATCTGGTCAGTCGAAAAGCCGTTCGACTATGCGGACCTGTATGGCTACGAGAGCGGACCGCGAGGAACTCCCGCGATCGCAGGAGACCGCATCGTCACGTTCGGTGTCGAAGGCGAATTGACGTGCCGAGATCGTAGTGATGGCAAAGAAATCTGGAGCGTTTCGACCAACGAAAAGTATGGCGTTGTCCAAAACTTCTTCGGTGTCGGGGCCTCGCCTTTGATCCTCGATCAAATGGTGATCGTTCCGGTCGGTGGCAGTCCTCCGGAAGACCAGGCGATCGCCCCAGGACGACTTGACCGAGTCATCCCGAATGGCACCGCTTTAGTCGCGTTCGATCTTTCGACCGGCGAGGAACGTTGGCACTGTGGCGATGATTTAGCCGGTTACAGTAGTCCACGAACGATGCAGATCGATGGTTCGACAATCATTCTTGCGTTCTGCCGAGATCACTTGATCGCCGTCGATCCGAGCGCGGGCAAAGTGCTGTGGAAGCACCATCACCGCGCGGAAAAACTTGAAAGCGTAAATGCGATGATGCCCGTCGTTGATAGCCGCCAAGTCTTTATCAGCGAGTGCTACGACATTGGCAGTACCCTACTGGATGTTGATCGCGATCAAGCCACGGTTGTCTGGAAAGATGAATCACCAAGCTTGCGCCGTCATGCGATGCGCTGCCACTGGTCCACCCCCGTTTTGATTGACGGATATCTTTACGGTTGCAGCGGGCGAAACAATCCAGACAGTGATTTTCGGTGTATCGAATTTGCGACCGGAAAGCTGATGTGGGAAGACGGCCGTCGACGCCGAAGTTCCGTCACTCGTGTAGGGGCGGAACTGTTGATCATGGATGAGTTCGCAAAACTGCAAGTCGTTCATCCCAGCCCAGACAAGTTTGACTTGATTGCCGAACACGACTTCAACGAACAGCTGACGCCTCCCTGCTGGGCGGCCCCGATCGCCATCGGAAATCGCGTCTTGATCCGCGGTGACCGCCGGGTGCTGTGCTTGGCATTTCCCGAATAA
- a CDS encoding cation acetate symporter: MIYDPSWVAVFVFFGFVGATVGLSFFLGRKAKSSEGYFAAHGQIPWAVNGIAFAGDYLSAASFLGICGMIASYGYDGFLYSIGFLAGWIVALFVIAEPMKKLGRFTFADALDSKFDSRGIKAAAGISTLVVSVFYLIPQMVGAGSLIQPLLGFPHWVGVVLVGIVVITIVVTAGMVSTTWVQFLKGSLLVIFSAILVMLLIGRGFQAKPDAFEKLGPMASSAVDGETIEGRTVIAPSDGWEEHPDLVRLEDPNGNGFEVFHVYPAENEGQVVLRKAQAMRKTNDGNFVDGVPFGRGEGEKQFLPVGTIEKLPDDKQETGGLGLVSFFTTLKDSEIVLWRNKTVTHADGSKSTVYFQKLTKGNEVLRPGEHPKFAGIRGDSIIGKLNFLSLMLALFCGTASLPHILIRYYTVKDGAAARKSTIVGIASIGFFYVLTLYIGLGAMTSGSMDLTDSNMAAPLLARSISTWLFAIISAIAFTTVLGTVSGLILASSGAVAHDLLVGVMGINLSEEKKVRIAKMAAVVVGGIAIVLGILFKEMNVGYLVGWAFSVAASANLPALVMLLFWQGTSKQGIVASVLVGMISSLGWILVSSDTYKSVYGWDPETAIAPFSQPGIVTIPLAFVTLIVVSKMTKSPAQSETVATS, translated from the coding sequence GTGATTTACGATCCTTCTTGGGTTGCGGTATTTGTCTTTTTTGGGTTTGTCGGTGCCACGGTTGGCCTAAGTTTTTTCTTGGGTCGCAAAGCCAAATCATCCGAAGGCTACTTCGCCGCTCATGGCCAAATCCCATGGGCGGTCAACGGAATCGCGTTCGCAGGAGATTATCTCTCCGCGGCATCATTCCTTGGCATCTGCGGCATGATTGCGTCGTATGGCTACGATGGCTTTCTGTATTCCATCGGCTTTCTAGCCGGTTGGATCGTCGCATTGTTTGTGATTGCCGAACCGATGAAAAAGCTCGGGCGGTTCACGTTTGCCGATGCGTTGGACTCCAAATTTGATTCTCGCGGCATCAAGGCCGCTGCCGGTATCAGCACGCTTGTCGTTAGCGTCTTTTATTTGATCCCACAGATGGTCGGTGCCGGTTCTTTGATCCAGCCACTGCTTGGCTTCCCTCATTGGGTCGGCGTCGTCCTGGTCGGCATTGTTGTCATCACGATTGTGGTCACAGCGGGCATGGTCTCGACAACTTGGGTGCAATTTCTGAAGGGATCGCTGCTGGTCATTTTCAGCGCGATCTTAGTCATGCTTTTGATCGGCCGAGGCTTTCAGGCAAAGCCAGATGCCTTTGAAAAGTTAGGCCCAATGGCATCGTCGGCTGTTGATGGCGAAACGATCGAGGGAAGAACAGTCATCGCCCCTAGCGATGGCTGGGAAGAACACCCGGACTTGGTTCGCTTGGAAGATCCCAACGGCAACGGATTCGAGGTGTTTCATGTATATCCGGCCGAAAACGAAGGCCAAGTCGTTCTGCGAAAGGCCCAGGCAATGCGCAAAACGAACGACGGAAACTTCGTCGACGGTGTTCCTTTTGGCCGGGGCGAAGGCGAGAAACAGTTCTTGCCGGTCGGAACGATCGAAAAGCTGCCCGATGACAAACAGGAGACGGGCGGCTTAGGTCTGGTCAGTTTCTTCACAACGCTGAAAGACAGCGAGATCGTCCTTTGGCGCAACAAAACGGTGACACACGCCGACGGTAGCAAATCGACGGTGTATTTCCAAAAGCTCACCAAAGGGAACGAAGTATTGCGTCCGGGTGAACATCCCAAGTTCGCCGGCATCCGTGGCGACTCGATCATTGGAAAATTGAACTTCCTGTCGCTGATGCTGGCACTGTTCTGCGGCACCGCTTCGCTGCCACACATCCTGATCCGTTACTACACCGTCAAGGATGGTGCGGCGGCACGAAAGAGCACAATTGTTGGCATCGCCAGCATCGGTTTTTTCTATGTGCTAACGCTTTATATCGGCTTGGGCGCGATGACCAGCGGATCGATGGATTTGACGGACAGCAACATGGCTGCCCCATTGCTTGCTCGCAGTATCAGCACGTGGCTATTCGCGATCATCTCGGCGATCGCATTTACAACCGTACTTGGAACGGTCAGCGGATTGATCCTCGCCAGTAGCGGCGCGGTCGCGCACGATTTGTTGGTCGGCGTGATGGGAATCAATCTTTCGGAAGAAAAGAAAGTTCGTATCGCGAAAATGGCTGCCGTCGTGGTCGGCGGTATCGCCATTGTCCTGGGAATCCTATTCAAGGAAATGAACGTGGGTTACCTGGTAGGCTGGGCATTCAGCGTGGCTGCCAGCGCCAATTTACCTGCGCTGGTAATGCTGCTGTTCTGGCAGGGCACAAGCAAACAGGGCATTGTTGCCAGCGTTCTGGTTGGAATGATCAGCTCGCTCGGCTGGATTCTCGTTTCCAGCGACACCTACAAGTCCGTCTATGGCTGGGATCCAGAAACCGCAATCGCACCGTTCAGCCAGCCAGGGATTGTCACGATTCCACTAGCGTTCGTGACGCTGATCGTGGTTTCCAAGATGACAAAGTCGCCAGCTCAATCAGAAACGGTTGCTACATCTTGA
- a CDS encoding DUF485 domain-containing protein, with amino-acid sequence MSSLPDASRFNARLGLWLFAIYLLLYLGFVLLSAFAASVMERPVLAGLNLAIVYGFGLIIGALVMALIYGAFCKRETESTGTLGDNE; translated from the coding sequence ATGTCATCGCTGCCTGATGCCAGTCGCTTCAACGCACGTTTGGGACTTTGGCTATTCGCGATTTACCTGCTGCTCTATCTGGGCTTTGTTCTGCTAAGTGCATTTGCTGCATCCGTCATGGAACGCCCCGTCTTGGCCGGCTTGAACCTCGCGATTGTCTATGGTTTCGGACTGATCATCGGCGCCCTAGTGATGGCCCTTATCTACGGTGCGTTCTGTAAACGCGAAACAGAATCGACGGGGACGTTGGGAGACAACGAGTGA
- a CDS encoding MBL fold metallo-hydrolase: MMFVPETSDPGKGVVTFLGTGTSVGVPAIGCGCAVCQSDDPKNKRTRCAITVRLPQGTLLIDTPPDLRQQLLRERIRLVHSVLYTHEHADHIFGLDDLRLMPFKLGHAIPLFCPPAVEQQIRAAYSYAFSNREDTHPGATPKLDLVPIDESKIEILGVEITPIPMKHGPHFNVLGFRIGDFAYCTDTNHIPEASIEKLRGVHTFVVGALREEHHPTHFNLSEAIEVAKEIKASRTLLTHTGHQLDYSTTNSELPDGIELAYDGMQVPIELS; encoded by the coding sequence ATGATGTTCGTTCCAGAAACCAGCGACCCAGGCAAAGGTGTGGTCACGTTTTTGGGAACCGGGACCAGCGTCGGGGTTCCCGCGATCGGATGTGGATGTGCGGTCTGCCAAAGCGACGACCCGAAAAACAAACGGACTCGATGCGCGATCACAGTTCGGCTCCCCCAAGGCACCCTACTGATTGACACACCGCCGGATTTACGCCAGCAACTTCTTCGTGAACGGATCCGACTGGTCCACTCGGTGCTCTACACACACGAACATGCCGACCACATCTTTGGACTGGACGATCTGCGTCTAATGCCCTTCAAACTGGGTCACGCCATTCCACTGTTCTGCCCACCCGCCGTCGAACAACAAATTCGTGCTGCCTATAGCTATGCGTTCTCCAACCGCGAAGACACCCACCCGGGAGCAACGCCGAAACTAGACCTCGTGCCGATCGATGAATCGAAGATTGAAATCCTCGGAGTCGAAATTACGCCAATCCCGATGAAGCACGGCCCTCATTTCAACGTGCTTGGGTTCCGGATCGGCGACTTTGCCTACTGCACCGACACCAATCACATTCCTGAAGCGTCGATCGAGAAACTTCGCGGTGTCCACACCTTTGTTGTCGGGGCTTTACGAGAAGAGCACCACCCGACTCATTTCAACCTGAGCGAAGCGATCGAAGTCGCCAAGGAGATCAAAGCTTCGCGAACACTGCTGACACACACCGGACACCAGCTCGATTATTCGACCACCAATAGTGAGCTACCCGACGGGATCGAACTGGCTTACGACGGGATGCAGGTTCCGATAGAGCTCTCATAG
- a CDS encoding 50S ribosomal protein L25: MAEVVQVQKREGKLGTAASQRLRKTGQVPAVLYGHKQENEHLSVDRKTVESILRHHSKIVELEGAVKETALVSDLQFDPLGIEVLHIDLQRVDMNERVNVTVPIKFKGDPAGGKQGGIVIENAHEVEVSCPAVAIPDSIALNVTPVKAGENRTAGDLVLPENVELVTPADTVVFHIEKPKGAKSVEAEEGADE; the protein is encoded by the coding sequence ATGGCGGAAGTGGTACAGGTCCAAAAGCGAGAAGGCAAGCTCGGCACGGCGGCTTCGCAACGGCTGCGCAAGACCGGCCAGGTGCCGGCAGTCTTGTACGGTCACAAACAAGAAAACGAACACCTTTCAGTTGATCGCAAGACCGTCGAGTCGATCCTGCGTCATCACAGCAAAATTGTTGAGCTTGAAGGTGCAGTCAAAGAGACCGCTCTGGTTAGCGATTTGCAATTTGATCCGTTGGGGATCGAAGTTTTGCACATCGACCTTCAGCGTGTCGACATGAATGAGCGTGTGAACGTCACCGTTCCGATCAAGTTCAAAGGTGATCCGGCCGGCGGTAAGCAAGGCGGCATCGTGATTGAAAATGCTCACGAAGTCGAAGTTAGCTGCCCCGCTGTTGCGATCCCAGATTCGATCGCACTGAACGTGACTCCGGTTAAGGCTGGCGAAAACCGCACCGCTGGTGATTTGGTATTGCCCGAAAACGTCGAGTTGGTCACCCCTGCGGACACCGTTGTCTTCCACATCGAGAAGCCAAAGGGTGCGAAATCGGTCGAAGCGGAAGAAGGTGCTGACGAGTAG
- the pth gene encoding aminoacyl-tRNA hydrolase, with product MKLIVGLGNPGRKYEQTRHNVGFIVAHKVAVLTSAGGTKVKFEGELAESSIGGEKAAILLPQTFMNASGQSVRKAMDFYKLQPSDLLVICDDLNLPGGKIRLRPSGSAGGQNGLKDIIRHLGTESFPRLRVGIGRPPEGWAVTDYVLGKFSKQEQETFEAATTRAAYAAISFVTDGVDQTMSQFNASSAEPK from the coding sequence ATGAAGTTGATCGTAGGCCTAGGGAATCCAGGTCGAAAGTACGAACAGACCCGGCATAACGTCGGCTTTATCGTGGCCCACAAAGTTGCGGTGCTCACCTCGGCTGGCGGGACGAAAGTTAAATTCGAAGGCGAGCTTGCTGAGTCTTCGATCGGAGGCGAAAAGGCGGCGATCCTCCTGCCGCAAACATTCATGAACGCCAGTGGGCAAAGCGTCCGCAAGGCAATGGATTTTTACAAGTTGCAACCCTCAGATTTGCTGGTCATTTGTGATGACTTGAATCTGCCGGGTGGCAAAATTAGGTTGCGGCCGTCCGGTAGTGCCGGGGGCCAAAACGGATTGAAGGACATCATCCGACATCTCGGTACCGAGTCGTTTCCACGACTGCGGGTCGGGATCGGACGCCCTCCTGAAGGTTGGGCGGTAACCGACTATGTCTTGGGAAAATTTTCCAAGCAAGAACAAGAGACCTTCGAGGCTGCGACAACGCGTGCGGCTTATGCGGCAATCAGCTTTGTTACCGACGGAGTTGATCAGACGATGAGCCAATTCAACGCGAGTTCGGCAGAACCGAAGTAA
- the rpsF gene encoding 30S ribosomal protein S6 codes for MAKNTYETLCILDSNHYARDPGGVSKQIEDLITEAGGKVEVNRLWMEQKLAYPIEGHQKGTYWLTYFEMEGREVPKLDRAFQLCEPVLRQMTIKLDPRLVEPILANARGASPVAPSGEAAAASDDNDDSDSDSDD; via the coding sequence GTGGCGAAGAACACTTACGAAACACTGTGCATCCTAGACAGCAACCACTACGCTCGGGATCCCGGTGGGGTTAGCAAGCAGATCGAAGATCTGATCACCGAAGCTGGTGGCAAAGTCGAAGTCAACCGACTTTGGATGGAGCAGAAGTTGGCCTACCCAATCGAAGGTCACCAAAAAGGTACCTATTGGTTGACTTACTTCGAAATGGAAGGACGCGAAGTTCCTAAGTTGGATCGTGCATTCCAACTTTGCGAGCCAGTTCTGCGTCAGATGACGATCAAGTTGGATCCTCGTTTGGTCGAGCCAATCCTGGCGAACGCACGTGGTGCATCACCCGTCGCTCCGTCAGGCGAAGCTGCTGCGGCTAGCGATGATAATGACGACAGTGACAGCGATAGCGACGACTGA